A window from Lactiplantibacillus pentosus encodes these proteins:
- the glf gene encoding UDP-galactopyranose mutase, protein MSKYDYLVVGAGLFGAVFAHEAALRGKHVKVIEKRDHIAGNIYTKEVDGIQVHQYGAHIFHTSDKQIWEYVNQFAEFNRYTNSPVANYKGHMYNLPFNMNTFSELWGVRTPAEAQAKIQEQKDAAQLSGEPKNLEEQAISLIGTDIYEKLIKGYTEKQWGQKATDLPAFIIRRLPVRYTYDNNYFNDTYQGIPIGGYTQIVEKMLDHPEIDVETGVDFFAHKDQYLADYPKIVFTGMIDQYFDYQLGELEYRSLRFETEERDVDNYQGNAVINYTDAETPYTRIIEHKHFEFGKGDKGKTVITREYPANWKRGDEPYYPVNNTRNNTLYKQYAELAKQEGNVIFGGRLGQYRYYDMHQVIHAALVTVNGEF, encoded by the coding sequence TTGAGTAAGTATGATTATTTGGTTGTTGGTGCTGGACTTTTCGGCGCAGTCTTTGCCCATGAAGCAGCATTACGTGGCAAGCACGTTAAGGTGATTGAGAAACGTGATCACATCGCTGGAAATATCTACACCAAAGAAGTTGATGGGATTCAAGTTCACCAATATGGTGCGCATATCTTCCATACTTCTGATAAGCAAATTTGGGAGTATGTTAATCAATTTGCCGAATTTAATCGTTATACAAACAGCCCAGTTGCAAATTATAAAGGGCATATGTACAACTTACCCTTCAATATGAATACGTTTAGTGAACTGTGGGGCGTTCGGACACCTGCAGAAGCACAAGCAAAAATTCAGGAACAAAAAGACGCTGCTCAGTTAAGTGGTGAACCTAAGAATCTTGAAGAACAAGCAATTTCGTTGATTGGTACTGACATTTACGAAAAATTGATTAAGGGCTACACCGAAAAGCAGTGGGGGCAAAAGGCGACCGACTTACCAGCATTTATTATTCGTCGACTGCCAGTTCGCTACACATACGACAACAACTATTTCAATGATACTTATCAAGGAATTCCAATCGGTGGTTACACTCAAATTGTCGAAAAAATGTTAGATCACCCAGAAATTGATGTTGAAACTGGGGTAGATTTCTTTGCCCACAAGGACCAGTACTTGGCTGACTATCCAAAGATTGTGTTTACTGGGATGATTGACCAATACTTCGATTATCAATTAGGTGAACTCGAATACCGCTCCCTTCGTTTTGAAACTGAAGAACGCGATGTCGATAACTACCAAGGCAATGCCGTAATCAACTATACGGATGCAGAAACGCCTTATACTCGGATCATTGAGCATAAGCATTTTGAATTTGGTAAAGGTGATAAAGGCAAGACGGTCATCACTCGGGAATACCCAGCCAACTGGAAACGTGGAGACGAACCATACTACCCAGTTAATAACACTCGCAATAACACGTTGTATAAGCAGTATGCTGAACTTGCAAAGCAAGAAGGCAACGTGATTTTTGGTGGGCGCTTAGGGCAGTATCGTTATTACGATATGCACCAAGTGATTCATGCGGCGTTGGTGACGGTGAATGGTGAATTTTAA
- the larD gene encoding D/L-lactic acid transporter LarD — protein sequence MIHQLLAEFMGTALMIIFGVGVHCSEVLKGTKYRGSGHIFAITTWGFGITIALFIFGNVCINPAMVLAQCMLGNLSWSVFIPYSVAEVLGGVVGAVIVWIMYADHFAASADEISPITIRNLFSTAPAVRNLPRNFFVEFFDTFIFISGILAISEVKTPGIVPIGVGLLVWAIGMGLGGPTGFAMNLARDMGPRIAHAILPIKNKADSDWQYGIIVPGIAPFVGAACAALFMHGFFGIG from the coding sequence GTGATTCATCAGCTTCTGGCAGAGTTCATGGGAACCGCCTTGATGATTATTTTTGGTGTCGGTGTACATTGTAGTGAGGTTTTAAAGGGGACCAAGTACCGCGGTTCCGGCCATATCTTCGCAATTACCACATGGGGTTTTGGGATTACGATTGCCCTCTTCATTTTCGGCAATGTTTGTATTAATCCAGCCATGGTCTTGGCTCAATGCATGTTGGGTAACTTATCATGGTCAGTCTTCATCCCGTATTCAGTTGCGGAAGTCTTGGGTGGGGTCGTTGGTGCTGTGATCGTTTGGATCATGTACGCTGACCATTTTGCCGCTTCTGCTGATGAGATTTCACCAATTACGATTCGGAACTTATTCTCAACTGCACCCGCTGTGCGTAACTTACCACGGAACTTCTTCGTCGAATTCTTCGATACCTTTATTTTTATTTCCGGAATTTTAGCTATTTCTGAAGTGAAGACGCCAGGAATCGTTCCGATTGGTGTGGGACTCTTAGTCTGGGCCATTGGGATGGGACTCGGTGGTCCTACTGGTTTCGCCATGAACCTTGCACGGGACATGGGACCACGGATCGCCCACGCCATCTTACCAATCAAGAACAAGGCTGACAGCGACTGGCAATACGGGATCATCGTACCCGGAATTGCACCATTTGTTGGGGCAGCTTGTGCCGCATTGTTTATGCATGGGTTCTTTGGGATTGGGTAA
- a CDS encoding P-loop NTPase family protein has product MNEIKQIIRRINMNISNSKDSINVLSFVTDTEENIEKTLIVNMAMMYGFAGKNTLILDTDFGNTAIANTFHLSSNIGLSDYLDGKVTELSKIENRIANKNISIIAAGSLPKKETSYLIGDPRFDELLMRLREQYENILIVTPRYQSKDMMETVLRKSDGTVLVASTGKSSKKEMYQLIKSVAQTGTELLGYIAVKR; this is encoded by the coding sequence ATGAATGAAATTAAGCAGATAATTCGTCGAATCAACATGAATATTTCTAATTCGAAGGACAGTATTAATGTACTTTCTTTTGTAACAGATACAGAGGAAAACATTGAAAAAACACTCATTGTTAATATGGCAATGATGTATGGATTTGCCGGGAAAAATACTCTGATTTTGGATACGGATTTTGGAAATACAGCTATTGCTAATACATTTCATCTCAGCTCAAACATTGGATTGTCTGATTATTTAGATGGAAAAGTTACTGAATTATCAAAGATTGAAAATCGGATTGCAAACAAGAATATAAGTATTATTGCTGCTGGATCCTTACCAAAAAAAGAAACTAGTTATTTAATTGGTGATCCACGTTTTGACGAGTTGCTCATGCGATTGCGTGAACAATATGAAAATATTTTAATTGTAACGCCGCGATATCAAAGCAAAGATATGATGGAAACCGTTCTTCGTAAGTCGGATGGAACAGTACTAGTAGCGTCAACTGGAAAATCTTCAAAGAAAGAAATGTATCAGTTGATTAAGTCGGTTGCACAGACAGGTACGGAGCTACTAGGATATATTGCCGTGAAGAGGTAA
- a CDS encoding serine hydrolase domain-containing protein, with amino-acid sequence MQKKKIFTFFLSLVIVALTVGLFVSVQHVKDKGIAKQQDELKRTDLAMSLNSRTNLGYNDMPEKNKIKITRVYDAMQKDNFFGMYIGVKNNQMLFSGSNGYSNASTGKKFNMASMFDGGGYQGYLNNAMIIRFIDQGKLKESTKLSEYIPALKRAGDVSVRQLLVDGSNLFISKELSKSGNTTTTLSNSAFKRVSSDGLVSADGFIKARLIAGVMHSSYRAAFKKIITNHFDLMNTEIQNTSTKRQATDVIGYKYHRKNGLPDQSQQVKASVVLQGVNQLKISVPDILITYKEISNNKYFSKKYNDLWKKSLQRSSLALDETKKGSTIKLAGNKQQIVIQADFQSKTIIAVAENFPNTKLTTSSLMEKLSHALNK; translated from the coding sequence ATGCAGAAAAAAAAGATTTTTACATTTTTTTTATCATTAGTGATTGTAGCACTTACCGTTGGGTTGTTTGTCAGTGTTCAGCATGTCAAAGATAAGGGCATAGCCAAGCAGCAGGATGAACTTAAAAGAACTGATTTGGCGATGAGTTTGAATTCACGTACAAATTTGGGATATAACGATATGCCGGAGAAAAACAAAATCAAAATTACAAGAGTTTATGATGCCATGCAAAAAGATAACTTCTTTGGTATGTATATTGGTGTAAAAAATAATCAAATGCTTTTTTCTGGCTCCAACGGTTATTCGAATGCAAGTACAGGAAAAAAATTTAATATGGCTTCGATGTTTGATGGTGGTGGTTACCAGGGTTATCTGAATAATGCTATGATAATTCGATTTATTGATCAGGGAAAACTCAAAGAATCTACTAAGCTCTCAGAGTATATTCCTGCCCTTAAGCGTGCGGGTGATGTTTCGGTAAGGCAACTATTAGTGGATGGATCCAACCTCTTCATTTCAAAAGAACTTTCAAAGTCTGGCAATACCACAACAACGTTGAGCAATTCTGCTTTTAAAAGGGTGTCTTCTGACGGACTGGTCTCGGCAGATGGATTCATAAAGGCACGATTAATCGCTGGCGTGATGCATAGCTCATATCGTGCCGCTTTTAAGAAAATTATTACGAATCACTTTGACCTAATGAATACGGAAATTCAAAACACTTCAACAAAACGGCAAGCGACGGACGTGATTGGATATAAGTACCATAGAAAGAATGGATTACCTGATCAGTCTCAACAAGTTAAGGCAAGCGTTGTCCTTCAAGGCGTAAATCAGTTGAAAATTTCGGTGCCAGATATATTGATAACATACAAAGAGATTTCAAATAATAAATACTTTTCTAAAAAATATAATGATTTATGGAAGAAATCTCTGCAAAGGTCATCATTAGCGCTTGATGAAACGAAGAAGGGAAGCACCATTAAATTAGCAGGTAACAAACAACAGATTGTTATACAAGCTGATTTCCAAAGCAAGACAATCATAGCTGTTGCTGAAAACTTTCCAAACACTAAGCTGACAACGTCATCCTTAATGGAAAAGCTTAGTCATGCTCTAAATAAATGA
- a CDS encoding O-antigen polymerase: MLGVLLVLLVVLLIVNYVFGKREFLSPAFLFTLGFLVSVVWAYAFKDKWGLQLHIETFWVIFGGVTLFSIVAAIVNIFFTKGSLTIERKLDDHYETSVSRTGGMIVIGIMLLSIIYTIIEVQRIAPSASIMESIYEYRMQTTNITTDNASSLVLPKLLALLRNFTDAAGYFFAYILASDLFKKKRINVIVLVITILSLINGMLLGSRTGAFMLLLSFMIFLYIMYRASSQWKKHLSWKMLGLIALFFVIVIFTFQSFAGILGREVDSFSKANYLAIYFGAEIKNLDTFIQAHQFPIRPQGTFGAQTFLEFNRTFGKFFGSHATVILDLPFQNINGLSLGNVYTTFYAFLYDFGYKGVVVLVMLMSSVSQFIFGKVRQFSRQGDISIYALIYGRIAVCLILSFFSDKFYEGIFAITFIKTVIWWIILRWVFVRHTVEVQK; encoded by the coding sequence ATGTTAGGGGTACTATTAGTATTGTTAGTTGTTTTGTTAATCGTTAACTATGTATTTGGAAAACGGGAATTTTTATCGCCTGCATTTCTATTCACTCTGGGTTTTCTAGTTTCTGTAGTTTGGGCATATGCATTTAAAGATAAATGGGGCCTGCAGCTCCATATAGAAACATTTTGGGTTATTTTCGGTGGTGTCACATTATTTTCAATAGTCGCCGCTATCGTGAATATTTTTTTCACAAAGGGAAGTCTAACGATTGAGCGTAAGCTTGACGATCATTATGAGACTTCTGTAAGTCGAACTGGTGGCATGATTGTTATCGGAATCATGCTATTATCAATTATATATACAATAATAGAAGTCCAACGAATTGCTCCTTCTGCAAGTATAATGGAATCAATATATGAATATCGAATGCAGACAACCAATATTACAACAGACAACGCAAGCTCCTTGGTACTTCCAAAATTATTGGCGTTGTTACGAAATTTCACTGACGCGGCTGGGTATTTTTTTGCCTATATCTTGGCGAGTGATCTTTTCAAGAAGAAGCGAATCAATGTTATCGTATTAGTAATAACTATTTTAAGCCTGATTAATGGTATGCTATTGGGTTCTCGAACGGGAGCATTTATGTTGCTACTCAGTTTCATGATATTCTTATATATTATGTATAGAGCAAGTTCTCAATGGAAAAAGCATTTATCTTGGAAGATGCTGGGATTGATAGCATTATTTTTCGTGATAGTTATTTTTACATTTCAGTCTTTTGCTGGCATACTGGGGCGCGAAGTAGATTCATTTTCAAAAGCTAATTATTTAGCCATCTATTTTGGAGCAGAAATAAAAAACTTGGATACATTTATCCAAGCTCATCAATTTCCAATCCGACCGCAAGGGACATTTGGAGCTCAAACATTTCTTGAATTTAATAGGACCTTTGGAAAATTTTTTGGTAGTCACGCGACTGTGATACTTGACTTACCTTTTCAAAATATAAATGGACTGAGTCTAGGAAATGTCTACACAACTTTTTACGCTTTTTTATATGACTTCGGGTATAAAGGAGTTGTGGTGCTTGTGATGCTGATGTCGTCAGTTAGCCAATTTATTTTCGGAAAAGTTAGACAATTTTCCAGGCAAGGTGACATCTCAATTTATGCGCTCATTTATGGTAGAATAGCAGTTTGTTTGATTTTATCATTTTTCTCGGATAAGTTTTATGAGGGAATTTTTGCGATTACTTTCATAAAGACGGTCATTTGGTGGATCATACTACGTTGGGTGTTTGTTCGACACACGGTGGAAGTCCAAAAGTGA
- a CDS encoding stealth family protein, with translation MNEKIDFVVTWVDGSDEAWLQKKRKYEHIVNPSKKLNSASRYRDYEIFKYWFRAVEVYAPWVNHVFLITDNQIPDWLDTTNPKLICVSHTDYIEHKFLPTFNSNVIELSIANIKELSEHFVLFNDDIFVNAPVNPTDFFVNGLPRETYAESPIVSTEGSGAHIMVNDMQVINIEFDKRKFYRNNFSKVFNYKVGKKLLRTIALAPSNNFVGMWNTHLAVSYRKHTFVDVWNKYRSELTTTLSHKFRTPLDYNHWLMRYWQLASGKFEIQSSDWGRFYQLSDTSLKDIEKELRSGKHKVICLNDTDDVENFEQTKHALIGLFESKLPNKSSFEK, from the coding sequence ATGAATGAAAAAATTGATTTTGTTGTGACATGGGTAGATGGATCAGATGAAGCGTGGCTTCAAAAGAAGCGAAAGTATGAACACATTGTGAATCCATCTAAGAAGTTAAACTCAGCAAGTCGATATCGAGACTATGAAATCTTCAAGTATTGGTTTCGTGCAGTAGAGGTATATGCACCTTGGGTGAACCATGTATTCTTGATTACCGATAATCAAATTCCAGATTGGCTCGATACAACCAATCCAAAATTGATTTGTGTTTCACATACAGATTATATTGAACACAAATTTTTGCCGACTTTCAACTCGAATGTGATTGAACTGAGTATCGCGAATATTAAAGAGTTATCAGAGCATTTTGTACTATTTAATGACGATATTTTTGTGAATGCTCCGGTGAATCCCACTGATTTTTTTGTGAATGGACTGCCAAGAGAGACATATGCAGAAAGTCCAATCGTTTCTACAGAGGGAAGTGGGGCGCATATTATGGTTAATGATATGCAAGTTATTAATATTGAGTTTGACAAGCGTAAGTTCTATCGGAATAATTTTTCTAAAGTGTTTAATTATAAGGTCGGAAAAAAATTGCTGAGAACTATCGCACTTGCTCCTTCAAATAACTTTGTAGGTATGTGGAATACCCATTTAGCTGTTTCATATAGGAAACACACCTTTGTAGACGTTTGGAATAAGTACCGTTCAGAATTAACGACTACGTTATCACATAAGTTTCGTACTCCACTAGATTATAATCACTGGCTAATGCGATATTGGCAGTTGGCGTCAGGAAAATTTGAAATTCAATCGTCTGATTGGGGACGTTTTTATCAGTTGAGTGACACTTCTTTGAAAGATATTGAGAAAGAACTAAGAAGTGGAAAACATAAGGTTATCTGTTTAAACGATACTGATGATGTTGAAAATTTTGAACAGACAAAACATGCATTAATAGGGCTATTTGAATCGAAGCTACCGAACAAGAGCAGCTTTGAAAAATAA
- a CDS encoding glycosyltransferase family 2 protein translates to MDQDPLVSVIIPAYNVENEVNRCLDSVINQTYQNMEIIVVNDGSTDQTGKIVRESLRNVDNSSILDVPNGGLSSARNIGVERCHGDFVTFIDSDDYVDNDYVSYLVGMIMKFDVDIASCQHRILFGDSKCTEMQFDGKPEVWSSHRWLKGVLARNTVDLSAWGKIYRRSLCQKFPFPVGRLYEDTFTTYKDVLESGCIAVGNESKYTYKIRMNSISRSSFSKSSMDLIKATEKMSADTLKVFPDLKPEVKLRKSWAYTSVLNAILTSNKQSEYNQLVDDLRINIIKSRPVILSNKNIDKRLKLVVVALSAGLRPYMLLLNLKARLDTANISRG, encoded by the coding sequence ATGGATCAAGATCCATTAGTGTCAGTAATTATTCCAGCGTATAATGTTGAAAACGAAGTTAACAGATGCTTGGATTCTGTCATTAATCAAACATATCAAAATATGGAAATCATTGTAGTAAACGATGGCTCTACGGACCAAACGGGTAAAATTGTTAGGGAGAGTTTGCGCAATGTAGACAATTCATCGATTCTTGATGTCCCAAACGGAGGATTATCCAGCGCAAGAAATATTGGGGTTGAGCGATGTCATGGCGATTTCGTCACGTTTATTGATTCTGATGACTACGTTGATAACGATTATGTCTCATATCTAGTTGGAATGATTATGAAATTTGATGTTGATATCGCAAGTTGTCAGCATAGAATACTATTCGGTGATAGTAAATGTACTGAGATGCAGTTTGACGGGAAGCCAGAAGTGTGGAGTAGCCATCGTTGGCTAAAGGGAGTGCTTGCTCGCAATACTGTAGACTTATCTGCATGGGGGAAAATCTACCGACGCTCTCTTTGTCAGAAGTTCCCTTTTCCTGTTGGCAGATTGTATGAGGACACATTTACGACATATAAAGATGTTCTTGAATCTGGATGTATTGCGGTCGGCAATGAATCAAAGTATACTTACAAGATTCGGATGAATTCGATTTCTCGTTCCTCTTTTTCTAAATCATCAATGGATTTGATTAAGGCCACAGAAAAGATGTCTGCAGATACACTGAAAGTTTTTCCGGATTTAAAACCGGAAGTTAAGCTTCGTAAGAGTTGGGCATATACAAGCGTTTTAAATGCTATTTTAACGAGCAACAAACAGAGTGAATATAATCAGTTGGTTGATGATTTGAGAATAAATATTATCAAATCGAGACCAGTCATTCTTTCAAATAAAAATATCGATAAGCGGTTGAAGCTTGTTGTAGTAGCACTTAGCGCTGGTCTTAGACCATATATGCTTTTGTTGAATTTGAAAGCAAGACTAGATACAGCTAACATATCAAGAGGGTAA
- a CDS encoding DUF4422 domain-containing protein, with product MKIKILVAAHKQFPMPTDSELYLPILVGSTYNYKPEIDFQRDDIGENISAKNPNYNELTAIYWAWKNLSDVDAVGLVHYRRLFSHGGTRSLNNVVNRDDVESLLENTDVIVPKKRHYYIESNYTHYIHAHHALPLEKTRSVLEEKYPDYVSSFDMQMKKHSAHMFNMFIMKKMYFDQYCEWLFSVLKDLESRIDISEYSTQEARVFGYVSELLLDVWMDANHIQYREMQWQQMGDRKLVLKAFNFLKRKFSPSSEKQSHF from the coding sequence ATCAAAATCAAAATTTTAGTTGCTGCCCACAAACAATTTCCAATGCCTACGGATAGTGAACTTTATCTACCAATTTTAGTAGGATCAACATATAATTACAAACCAGAAATTGATTTTCAGCGTGATGATATTGGGGAGAATATTTCCGCAAAAAACCCGAATTACAATGAGTTGACAGCAATTTATTGGGCTTGGAAGAATTTGAGTGATGTTGATGCAGTGGGGTTAGTACATTATCGGCGTCTCTTTTCGCATGGTGGAACGCGATCCTTGAATAATGTTGTTAACCGAGATGATGTCGAATCTTTGTTGGAGAATACGGATGTAATCGTTCCAAAGAAAAGACATTACTATATAGAAAGTAATTACACGCATTATATACATGCGCATCATGCGTTACCTCTCGAGAAAACGCGAAGCGTTCTGGAAGAAAAGTATCCAGACTATGTTTCGAGTTTCGATATGCAAATGAAGAAGCATAGTGCACATATGTTCAATATGTTTATCATGAAAAAAATGTATTTTGATCAGTATTGTGAGTGGCTTTTTTCTGTACTCAAAGATTTAGAGAGCAGAATTGACATCTCGGAATATTCGACACAAGAAGCACGGGTGTTTGGATATGTTTCTGAATTGTTGTTGGATGTCTGGATGGATGCTAATCATATTCAATATCGAGAAATGCAATGGCAACAGATGGGCGATAGAAAGCTTGTCTTGAAGGCATTCAATTTTTTAAAGCGGAAATTTTCACCTAGCAGTGAAAAGCAAAGCCATTTCTGA
- a CDS encoding YveK family protein, translating into MNNIVGWNAKIGYRFLKKYTLIIVLVGLVLGVASALYVVKTKPVQYESTSQLVQNDNNYDLISSYQQFIKSNKFTNLLEEKIADSKWKSAKNTYSLTVSQNGSNSPFFSIAVKSTDGAFSNFVATQSVQLFVGNVSKYLSSANVSVLSVPSSYHEDDFKTRTIKTGFLGFIVGAFLAAVVSFLSMTVFGKIPDEKYINDMYNLKLLGVYTDGTTSQKESEK; encoded by the coding sequence ATGAATAACATAGTTGGTTGGAACGCAAAGATAGGTTACAGGTTCTTAAAAAAGTATACTCTGATTATTGTACTCGTGGGATTGGTTTTGGGTGTTGCTTCGGCACTTTATGTTGTAAAAACGAAACCTGTACAATACGAGTCAACTTCCCAGTTGGTACAAAATGATAATAATTATGATTTAATTTCGTCATATCAACAATTTATTAAATCTAATAAGTTTACCAATTTATTAGAGGAGAAAATTGCAGATAGTAAATGGAAATCAGCAAAAAACACTTATAGCTTGACGGTAAGTCAGAATGGTAGTAATTCGCCCTTTTTCTCAATTGCAGTAAAGTCGACGGATGGCGCCTTTTCAAATTTTGTTGCAACTCAATCTGTACAATTGTTTGTCGGAAATGTTTCTAAATATTTGTCTTCTGCCAATGTTTCCGTACTGTCGGTCCCATCTAGTTATCATGAGGATGACTTCAAAACTCGTACTATAAAAACAGGCTTCTTAGGATTTATAGTTGGAGCATTTTTAGCTGCAGTTGTATCTTTCTTGAGCATGACTGTTTTTGGGAAAATTCCAGATGAAAAGTATATTAATGATATGTACAATTTGAAGCTTCTTGGTGTATATACGGATGGTACAACGAGTCAGAAAGAAAGCGAGAAGTAG
- a CDS encoding sugar transferase, translated as MVVKVEKNVKKFIVNVNNGQKNTAGIKAKQDIADILTNNGYEQLSFKISKSRIIKLLFTKLKIQKVLNPIQSGDVLFVQYPMYSRYFLRQMQTAAKNKGIKLVGIIHDVEFLRNYLNDAAKSQSEIDLFNGFDVLVAHNETMAKEMIAHGVTARMVSLEIFDYLSESSLTTPSLNKDLLFAGNLQKAPFLDSWDLNLDINLYGVFPSDQYGSRVHYQGVKTPDELPEFLSGSFGLVWDGDRLDTSSGVYGEYTRYNNPHKVSLYLSSGLPVIVWKSAAVATFIEKNHLGLTVESLEQLPGMIDELTEASYQKICANVQKQASLLRSGHYTLTATEQAIMQLETTK; from the coding sequence ATGGTTGTGAAAGTGGAGAAAAACGTGAAGAAATTTATAGTTAATGTGAATAATGGGCAAAAAAACACTGCCGGAATCAAAGCTAAGCAGGATATCGCTGATATTCTCACGAACAATGGGTATGAGCAGCTGAGTTTTAAAATCTCAAAGTCGAGAATTATCAAGTTATTGTTTACGAAATTGAAGATTCAAAAAGTTTTGAATCCTATTCAAAGTGGCGATGTTTTATTTGTACAGTATCCAATGTATAGTCGGTATTTTTTGCGGCAAATGCAGACTGCCGCAAAAAATAAGGGCATCAAATTAGTCGGTATTATCCATGACGTTGAATTTTTACGTAATTATTTGAATGATGCTGCAAAAAGCCAATCTGAAATTGATTTGTTCAATGGTTTTGACGTTTTGGTCGCACACAATGAAACAATGGCTAAGGAAATGATTGCACATGGTGTGACAGCTCGTATGGTGTCATTGGAGATCTTTGATTACCTAAGCGAAAGTAGTCTCACAACTCCCAGTCTCAATAAAGATTTATTGTTTGCTGGTAATCTACAGAAAGCACCATTTTTGGATTCTTGGGATTTAAACTTGGATATCAATTTATATGGTGTTTTTCCTAGTGATCAATATGGTTCGCGTGTCCATTATCAAGGTGTTAAGACACCCGATGAATTGCCAGAATTCTTAAGTGGTAGTTTTGGGTTGGTCTGGGATGGAGACCGATTAGATACTAGTAGTGGTGTCTATGGTGAATATACGCGTTATAACAATCCACACAAAGTGTCTCTTTATTTGAGTAGCGGATTACCCGTGATTGTTTGGAAGTCAGCTGCAGTAGCGACATTTATTGAAAAAAATCATTTAGGATTGACTGTTGAAAGTCTTGAACAATTGCCTGGAATGATTGATGAATTAACGGAAGCTAGTTATCAAAAAATATGTGCAAATGTCCAGAAACAGGCCTCATTATTACGATCAGGCCACTATACTTTGACGGCAACAGAGCAGGCCATTATGCAACTAGAAACCACGAAATAA